One window of Haemorhous mexicanus isolate bHaeMex1 chromosome 16, bHaeMex1.pri, whole genome shotgun sequence genomic DNA carries:
- the LOC132334734 gene encoding zinc finger protein 239-like — protein MESREDKSPCQNLVEEAVLSSSTVQEPNGEEKPRRSRTRRGCKRRCRGSEGERASLGREGGRRWSQSSELVLHEQLHGGEKPKTCGECGKSFRWRSLLINHLRIHTGERPYECGECGKSFRRSSNLILHQRTHTGERPYECGECGKSFSQSSHLINHQRTHTGERPYECGECGKSFSQSSHLIRHQRTHTGERPYECDQCRKRFQTSSNLLQHQRTHTEERPFRCPDCGQGFRHNSHLVMHRRIHTGERPHECGECGKSFSRSSTLILHQRTHTGERPYECVECGESFSHHSTLTRHQKIHTGERPYECDKCRKRFRISSHLFLHYQIHREERPFQCPDCGKGFKHNSTLINHQRIHTGERPYECEECGKSFSHSSTLTRHQRRHR, from the coding sequence atggagagcagggaggacaaatccccatGTCAGAACCTGGTGGAAGAGGCCGTTTTGAGCAGCTCCACGGTGCAGGAACCCaacggggaggaaaagccccggAGATCCCGcacgaggaggggctgcaaacgcAGATGTcggggatctgagggggaaagagccagcctgggccggGAAGGCGGCCGGAGATGGAGCCAGAGCTcggagctggtgctgcatgagcagctccatggtgggGAGAAGCCCAAAacgtgtggggagtgtgggaagagcttcaggtggcGCTCCCTCCTGATCAATCACCTGAGGATCCACACAGGGGaacggccctacgagtgtggggagtgtgggaagagcttcaggagGAGCTCCAACCTGATCCTGCAccagaggacccacactggggaacggccctacgagtgtggggagtgtgggaagagcttcagtcAGAGCTCCCACCTGATCAATCAccagaggacccacactggggaacggccctacgagtgtggggagtgtgggaagagcttcagtcAGAGCTCCCACCTGATCAGGCAccagaggacccacactggggaacggccctacgagtgtgatcagtgcaggaagaggtttcagaccagctccaatctcctccagcaccagcgcactcacacagaggagaggcccttccgctgccccgactGCGGGCAGGGCTTCAGGCACAACTCCCATCTTGTCATGCACCgacgcatccacactggggagaggccccacgagtgtggggaatgtgggaagagcttcagccggaGCTCCACCCTGATCCTGCATcagaggacccacactggggagaggccctacgagtgcgTGGAGTGTGGGGAAAGCTTCAGCCATCATTCCACCCTGACGCGCCACCAaaagatccacactggggagaggccctatgAGTGTGATAAATGCAGGAAGAGGTTTCGGATCAGCTCACATCTCTTCCTGCACTATCAGattcacagagaggagaggcccttccagtGCCCTGACTGTGGGAAGGGATTCAAGCACAACTCCACCCTCATCAACCACCAGCGCATCCACACAGGGGAGAGGCCCTATGAGTGtgaggagtgtgggaagagcttctcaCACAGCTCTACCTTGACCCGACACCAACGCAGGCACcggtaa
- the LOC132334738 gene encoding uncharacterized protein LOC132334738 gives MAVATSTRSGKCTGKTNQPVDDDDDDAGEGPSAPPDVKSEVKAAGARSEANMESFSLKDLHGLRKDYTRRPDESIISWLVHLWDAAGEATILDDTEARHLGSLSHDPVIDQGMMRGVNPHSLWARVLDSVAQRYLCADDLWMQQTQWKTIEQGIQRLREMAVAEIVFSDDVTTRNPDLVPCTSVMWRKLVRLGPHEYASALAIMKRDERDETVLDMAKKLQAYADPVHGPILHARIAAVETRLQKLEDKIEENHKKLREEIKEDLLQISAVQIRGPSVQYRRSPDGERRYTPRAELWFFLRDSGENMRRWDGKSTAALARRVRELKEGRTQRGSSTKREAAPVAHSRTARYNDDDDMSDPLEGTSKTYAQGKKHDQA, from the coding sequence ATGGCTGTTGCTACTAGCACCAGAAGTGGAAAATGCACAGGCAAGACCAATCAGCcagtggatgatgatgatgatgatgcaggagaaggaccctcagcacctcctgatgtaaaatcagaagtcaaagcagcaggtgccagatcagaagccaatatggagtccttttccctgaaggacctccatggcctaaggaaggattaCACCCGGCgacctgatgaatccataattagttggttagtccatctctgggatgctgcaggtgaggccacAATTCTGGACGACActgaagccaggcatttgggatccctgtcacatgatcctgtcatcgaccaaggaatgatgaggggggtTAATCCTCACAGCCTGTGGGCAAGGGTCTTGGacagtgttgcacaaagatacctgtgtgcagatgatCTTTGGATGCAGCAGAcccagtggaagaccatagagcaagggatccaacgcctgagagaaatggcagtggcagagattgtcttctcaGATGACGTAACAACTAGGAACccagacttggtaccatgcacGTCTGTGATGTGGCGGAAACTTGTACGACTcgggccacatgaatatgcttctgcctTAGCCATAATGAAGCGGGATGAGAGAGATGAGACCGTGCTGGATATGGCGAAGAAGCTCCAAGCATATGCAGACCCTGTGCATGGCCCAATTCTGCATGCCAGAAtcgcagcagtggaaacacgtctgcaAAAGTTAGAAgataagatagaggagaatcacaagaagctcagagaggagattaaggaagaccttctccaaatctcagcagtacagatcagaggtcCTAGTGTCCAATACAGACgttccccagatggagagagaaggtacaccccacgagctgagctgtggttcttcctgcgtgatagtggagaaaacatgaggagatgggatgggaaatctactgctgctctggcacgaCGGGTACGTGAATTGAAGGAAGGCAGGACTCAGAGAGGGAGCTCcaccaaaagggaagcagctccagttgcCCATAGCCGAACTGCCAGATACAATGACGATGATGACATGTccgatccccttgaaggaacatCTAAGACATATGCCCAGGGAAAGAAGCATgaccaggcttag